A stretch of DNA from Echeneis naucrates chromosome 3, fEcheNa1.1, whole genome shotgun sequence:
GCAACATGAATCCAAAAATCTGAACTGTTTATTGCTGAACTTTTACATTCAAGGACATGTCTAGTAGAAATTGTCTGTgaccacaaacaaaccaacaagtGCCCAAAATATAAACTCATGGACAATGAAGccaaattcacatttaactcctcaaaaatagttttgaatggctaaaaaaatacttaaaaactTCCAGACAATACATATGTTTATCTGCTGTCACACCGCCTTTTAGTGCTGAGGAGTTTAAAATGCTTAAGGTCCGTATGAGTTTTgtagtttttccattttgcttgaatttttctggttttccgatgaatatgaaaaatgaacTCTTACACACAAATTGTCCTGTTAACTCGAAAGGCCATTGAGCTTTAGCGACTTTAAGGTGGGACTCACTTATTTTCAGCTGGAACTGATATATAAACCAATTTAACCATTAAGACTTCCTTCTTAGAATGTGTTAattgttttgacaaaaaagtACTTTTTGACCGACTCTTCCTTACCCGAGAGAATTAAGTACAAATATATCAAATGAAAACTAAGTGACTCCAACTACCACTTTACGGAGCAGCAGGATCACTTTGATTCGATCAATTCGACATTTAAGAGCATCCAGCTTGTGACTGGACTTTGTAAAGGGCAGAgttttaaattgtaaataacTTAATTTCAGCCTTTAATAAAATAGGGCTATGCTCAACAGATGGttgaccaaaatgttttttaaatgcacacGGTCTATTGATAAAACTCTCAAAAAGCAGGTGTGAGAAACTATAATCTTATAATACTGTGATAGGAATGTGGGGCTAAAAGCTGGGACACCAAGCAGGCAATTACTAAAAATGCAATGtacaaaactattaaaaaccGCATAACATAAAATAAGAGCAGTCCCAGCTAGCCTGTCTATCTTCCAGTCagtaatttttacattttcttacaGTTTTATGTACAATCACGGATGTGGggtgggaaggaaaaaaatggccGGTAACTGACAACTGAAATACTCAACAGAAAGTACTGAGTGTGatcagaacagagagagaaaaaaataaaataaaataaaaaatcttaaaGACTAGAGGTACAAAACAAATTGTGACTAAATTCACATCCTGTACAACAGCCCTTACAGCAGTCCACTTTGTATAGGTCAACGTTTATATGACACATCCatgggaaaacaaaaataaaaaaaagttgtaaaagATGGACAGGTCCTACGTTGTCTTGCGAAAGCCTTTTAGGATTGggtaaatgttttcaaatgcttCATAGATCTCCGCTCTCACCTTTGcacctgaacaaaaaaaaaaaaaaaaaaaaaaaaaacaggtgtcaTTAACTGCAATGACTTGACATCATTTTCTCCCTTAGctttatttaaagttatttattcACATGCATGAACAATTGTTAACTTTGagatttgtctgtttgttctttttttcttttcgcaTATCTGCACTAGTCAATATTACTGGCCCTAGTTCTGACCTGGGAGCAGAAATGGAGTGGAGGATGGAGTAAAGTGGAGCAAGTCTTACCTGTGAGTACAACTTTGCCAGAGACAAAGATGAGCAGGACAATTCTGGGTTTGATCATCCTATAAATGAGCCCTGGAAATAGCTCTGGCTCATAACTGTAACACAGAAATCATTTTGCTGTAGGCAACCAATTCCAAATTCAAGTTTTCAGAAGGTGTAAATTAATCACAAGCTCAAGTTTAAGCAAGCAAAGGAGGAACATTACTGTCTCATATAACCAatgtacacaaatacacagtaaacatgaaaatatagaTAAATGCATAACAGTGCTCGagaataataaaacacatgacaGAAATTACCTGCTAAACTGTTGGTGTGTGAGGACGAGTCCCTCTAGCCGGATGGGGAACTTTACATCACAGCTGCCCACCATGTTCTGGATCTTGAAGTCCAGGAACTTGGCAGGAAAACCAAGCTTTTGCACCACACGAGCATATTTCCTGGCTGCCAGCCTTGACTGCTCCTCACTGGATAGGAGGTGAATCAATGAGAGGGAAATTACAGGGAGTGAGGACAGGGAAGCCGACATATCTTGTATCTAATTTTTGACATGATTTATTATTCCCATTACTGTTAAACTCTATGCTAACCTCTTGGCTCCAGTGCAGACCATCTTCCCAGAGCTGAAGATAAGGGCAGTGGTCCTGGGCTCACGTATTCTCATGATGACAGCAGCAAAACGCTAAATAAGGGTAAGAGAATGAGGATTCCCATTATGATACCTGTGTTTTCCTATAACTCCCTGTTTAAGAGAAACACAGCCAGTACATTTAACAGCAATAATTACACATTCAATTTCATAATTTCTGTGCATAGGAGTAATTGTTGGCATGCgtaaattaaaatagaaaaaacattAGCAGAATCATTCCATGACATTTCAAGTCCCGTGTATGTCAGCCAAATTAAAGAAACAGATCTGATGGCATTTCTGTGTCGCAGCCTCACCTTTGGGTTGTACTCTGCATTCCTGGCTCTCAAGGCAATGGTCTTCAAGTCAAGTTTACAGCCCAGATTTACAGTTGACACAATATTTCTGATGGTAGCAGAGcataaaaaggagagagaataGAGACAAAGAAATGTCTCTCTATTAAACTTGTTCTATCATGTGGCTATAACaatgttattattttgtattaaataaacattcaaatcaGTGCAGAAATTACACTAGGCcattctctgtctctgaaacgTCAGCTAAACTTTATGGTTTGAATGCATTGTGACTGATTATGATCTTGGTCATTGACTGTGTTTTCCTACAGCAAAATGCAGCAGTAAGCTAAACAGTTACCACTGAGTTAGCTATCTTAAACAGTAAATGAGAAACATACTGTAACTGTGGTACAATCCCAGAGCTCTCTGAGGCTGGTGTTGCCGGTGTGATAGGGGTCATGGGAGTCAGCGGGGTGTTGTAGAGCGGGGTATTCCCCGGTAGCGCTGTGGTGGTCGAGCCTGCTACTGCCTGGGAATGGAAAAGCTGAGGGGTCTGGCCCGACGTCCCTGGAAGGCCTGAGAAGAGATCAAAAGCTATGCTGAAGCCTTTAACTATGAAGACACCAACTCTGCAGATATACAGTTATTTTCTGATGTTAATGACTGAGCACTGTCTGTTTTACCTGCATTAGCTTGCTGtgcctgttgttgttgctgttgttgctgctgttgctgctgttgtcgCTGCTGTTCCTCCAGTATAGACAGACTATTGGTGTTCTGGACTGGCTGTGGTGTCAGCCCTGTGCCATATGGCATCATGGGACTGAAAATTGGCATGCCTGGGGTCATTGCACCCTGCACAAGAATAAATAACATCGTGAAAATTAATAACATATGAGGGAACATATGATACTGCAAAAgtttagaattttatttttgttgacaaCTAAGAATAAACAATATCATATATAAAGATGTACGCTGTCTGAAAAAGGTTGAGGTCAATGCAAAGCATAACATCTGTATCTTTAACAAGATATCATGTCCAGTCATAAAAGCCAACATCAAATAAAGAATGGATTGTGAGCGCTCTATAAATTAATGATCTGTATTTGACAGCAATTTAAAGAATGTATAAAAACATAGGTGTTACAAGAACATGCTTCAGTTCAGGCTTTGATATGTTTACCAATTTGATCGATTAATTCTGAATGCTTTAACCCAGCGTTTCTCAAACGGGGAACGGAGATATGGCAGGTGGGGCGCAACAAATGGGAggacattttcaatttcatgcttATCTTACTGTAAATGGTTTTCTTTGACAATAAAGATAACTCACCCTAAACAAAACACCCTCAtgcaaacaaagtaataattaatggcTAACATTATTAATGAACATTAGGAGACTGGGAGTGCAAAAACAAAGATAGACGTCGCGATGATAAGTGCAGCGGGCCAATGTTTGCAGTGGGACAACAAGGTAGCAAATAGCCGTGAGCAACACGGATACATTTGTGACGCGGACCACAAAAGAGCCAGCAccatcgcacacacacaagacagactgttgcttctctgaaaacaaattaCAGATCTCAGATCAACATTGGCCATGACTTCAGGGTGGCAGTTTTATGCCTGCAACCCCGTTTTGAGAGGATATGCAGtgcaaaacaggcacattgcAGCCAGTAATACAGGGGAagttcttgtttctgttttttgcacagattgcaaatgaaatactttcattatttgactgctgtactttttgtttttgattcaaactATCAGTTGTGATGATACAACTGCACTCTAAATTTCTTTATGAAtttggtgttgatgtttttaattttgattcatTATAAAATGTGGCTGTTTGAGAAAGTTTGAGAACCATTGCTTTAAGCAGCGCTGATTACCTGAGGGGAGGCCAGCCCCTGAAAGGCTGGTATACTGTTGTTCTGGTCCATCTCTTCAGTTATCTGCCACCCAAAGCAGGCAGCAGCACAGGCTGCGATAACTTCACACAGCAGGTGCCTGAATGCTGTGCCGTAAAGAAACAAGCTCCTACTACGGACTTGACTCGGTAAAACCCCAATGATCGTGCTTCCTCTTTTAAAGCTGTGTCTTGTCTGTAAAATGGACAGAAATAATGTTAgctcatacaaaaaaaaaaacaaaaaaaaacaacaacattgttaGCCACTTGTCGCAGAGCCAAGACACGAAGCTGCAGCTGTGGCGCCAACATGTCCAAATCTTGCTAAGTTTCGATTTTTCACTTTGATGGTTGTTTGCTTTATTGCGACCGTTTTGGTCTTCTGTGGGCGGTTAGTTGTCTAAATGTCCTAATGTACACgggtgataaaaaaaatatctgtgccCACACAGTCTTCCAGCAGGACGTCTTGAAAGCCTCCAAAATGCAGCACAACAACATCGGAGCTAACTGGCGTTAGCCGCGCTTCTAACGTTAGCCACGCTAGCTAACATGAAGCCATAAGTCAAACGTGCTGCAGCCGCAGCGAGAGCGGCAGCCTTATGGGCCAAAACAGCCGCAGATAGCTGTCACTTCTTCACCGTGCACCACAGCACGGCGTCCACACACTTACGGTGCACTTCTGTCGCAGTTTGAACCAGCAAGGAGAAGATTTGATTCAGCCTCGGCTCCGtgtcatcttcttcttcttcttcttcttcttcggcACTCAAACAGAAACTTCCGGCTACTCCCGGAAGCGGAACGTTTAATCCCGCTGTGTCACAGTGCGGCCACACAGAGCGAAGATGGCGTCGCTGATTGATAAGTCAGTTTGGGACGAGGTGGAGGATGGCATCGGCGAAGAAGTATTGAAAATGTCCACAGAGGAAATAGTTCAGCGGACTCGGCTTCTGGACAGCGAGATAAAGATCATGAAGAGCGAGGTGCTGCGGGTGACCCACGAGCTGCAGGCCATGAAGGATAAAATCAAGGAAAACACGGAGAAGATCAAGGTGAACAAAACGCTGCCGTACCTGGTGTCCAATGTGATCGAGCTGCTGGACGTGGACCCCAACGACCAGGAGGAGGACGGGGCCaatgtggacctggactctcagaggaaaggaaagtgCGCCGTCATTAAGACTTCCACTCGACAGACCTACTTCCTGCCGGTCATAGGGCTGGTGGACGCCGAGAAGCTGAAGCCCGGAGA
This window harbors:
- the tbp gene encoding TATA-box-binding protein; its protein translation is MDQNNSIPAFQGLASPQGAMTPGMPIFSPMMPYGTGLTPQPVQNTNSLSILEEQQRQQQQQQQQQQQQQAQQANAGLPGTSGQTPQLFHSQAVAGSTTTALPGNTPLYNTPLTPMTPITPATPASESSGIVPQLQNIVSTVNLGCKLDLKTIALRARNAEYNPKRFAAVIMRIREPRTTALIFSSGKMVCTGAKSEEQSRLAARKYARVVQKLGFPAKFLDFKIQNMVGSCDVKFPIRLEGLVLTHQQFSSYEPELFPGLIYRMIKPRIVLLIFVSGKVVLTGAKVRAEIYEAFENIYPILKGFRKTT